The Setaria italica strain Yugu1 chromosome IX, Setaria_italica_v2.0, whole genome shotgun sequence genome has a window encoding:
- the LOC101767051 gene encoding protein DETOXIFICATION 42, with the protein MEDNNSAAAAASVVTTSVPAEKHVAIPAAAVAAMTNGGGSAAEESKAEEDMLPPAPALPCGPRKTGLHLFIMNIRSVFKLDELGSEVLRIAVPASLALAADPLASLIDTAFIGRLGSVEIAAVGVSIAIFNQVSKVCIYPLVSVTTSFVAEEDAIISKAVEENSSHDLEKASHVDSETNNSPVSGPDIAECVNTCIPTECTELSNHGSKKKYIPSVTSALIVGSILGLLQAIFLVFSAKFVLSIMGVKSGSPMQGPAVRYLTIRSLGAPAVLLSLAMQGVFRGFKDTKTPLYATVVGDATNIILDPILMFVCHMGVTGAAVAHVASQYLITLILLCRLVQQVDVIPPSIKSLKFGRFLGCGFLLLARVVAVTFCVTLAASLAARQGPTIMAGFQICCQLWLATSLLADGLAVAGQAVLASAFAKNDNKKVVAATSRVLQLSIVLGMCLTVVLGLAMKFGAGIFTKDLPVIEVIHKGIPFVAGTQTINSLAFVFDGINFGASDYTYSAYSMVAVASVSIPCLVYLSAHNGFIGIWIALTIYMSLRTIASTWRMGAARGPWTFLRK; encoded by the exons ATGGAGGACAACAacagcgctgctgctgctgcttctgtggTGACGACTAGCGTGCCTGCCGAGAAGCACGTCGCCatccccgccgcggcggtggctgcgATGACGAACGGCGGTGGTAGCGCCGCCGAGGAGAGCAAGGCGGAGGAGGAcatgctgccgccggcgccggcattgCCGTGCGGGCCCAGGAAGACGGGGCTCCATCTGTTCATCATGAACATCCG GAGCGTCTTCAAGCTCGACGAGCTCGGATCGGAGGTGCTCCGCATTGCGGTGCCCGCGTCGCTTGCTCTGGCGGCCGATCCGCTCGCCTCCCTGATCGACACGGCGTTCATCGGCCGTTTAG GTTCGGTGGAGATTGCTGCTGTTGGCGTCTCAATTGCCATATTTAACCAAGTGTCAAAAGTCTGCATCTACCCTCTTGTTAGCGTAACAACATCATTTGTCGCGGAGGAAGATGCTATCATTAGTAAAGCTGTCGAAGAAAACAGCAGCCATGACCTGGAGAAAGCTTCCCATGTGGATTCAGAAACCAACAATTCGCCTGTATCTG GTCCTGATATTGCAGAATGTGTCAACACATGTATCCCCACAGAGTGTACAGAGCTCTCCAACCATGGGAGCAAGAAGAAGTACATTCCTTCAGTCACGTCAGCACTGATAGTTGGTTCAATTCTTGGGCTGCTTCAGGCCATATTCCTGGTTTTCTCAGCGAAATTTGTACTAAGTATCATGGGTGTAAAGTCT GGTTCGCCAATGCAAGGACCCGCAGTTCGCTATCTAACAATAAGATCACTTGGTGCACCTGCTGTGCTACTGTCCCTGGCCATGCAAGGGGTTTTCCGGGGTTTCAAGGACACAAAGACACCGTTGTACGCTACTG TGGTTGGTGATGCGACGAACATCATACTAGACCCGATTTTGATGTTTGTTTGCCATATGGGTGTCACCGGCGCAGCTGTTGCTCATGTTGCTTCTCA GTACCTGATAACATTGATACTGCTGTGCCGGCTCGTCCAGCAAGTTGATGTTATCCCGCCTAGCATTAAATCTCTGAAGTTTGGGCGATTTCTTGGATGTG GATTCCTATTGCTCGCAAGGGTTGTGGCAGTGACGTTCTGCGTCACCCTGGCGGCGTCGCTGGCTGCCCGCCAAGGACCAACCATCATGGCCGGCTTCCAAATCTGCTGCCAGCTCTGGCTCGCCACGTCTCTTCTTGCCGATGGATTGGCCGTGGCAGGACAG GCTGTGCTGGCAAGTGCGTTTGCCAAAAATGATAACAAGAAGGTGGTCGCGGCGACATCTCGTGTGCTGCAG CTGAGCATCGTTCTGGGCATGTGTCTCACTGTTGTGCTGGGACTTGCCATGAAGTTTGGAGCTGGCATTTTCACAAAGGACCTGCCCGTGATTGAAGTCATTCACAAAGGCATCCCG TTTGTCGCCGGCACGCAGACGATCAATTCCCTGGCATTCGTGTTCGATGGCATCAACTTTGGAGCATCAGACTACACATACTCTGCCTACTCCATG GTTGCCGTTGCTTCTGTGTCCATACCGTGCCTGGTGTACCTTTCTGCGCATAACGGATTCATCGGTATATGGATCGCATTGACGATCTACATGAGCCTGAGGACCATAGCTAGCACCTGGAG GATGGGGGCAGCGAGGGGACCATGGACTTTCCTCAGGAAGTGA
- the LOC101767458 gene encoding probable glucan 1,3-alpha-glucosidase, with translation MDPPPRRLAAPLLLLLLVAAASPAARAWKKDEFRNCNQTPFCKRARTRAPHSLDAPLSLAAGSLAISPDGSISAELSHPSRPRPLVLRLSALPPHALRLQIDEDYSTATPPHRRFQVPDVLLPDLEARTLHLPEPKTAAGVSTVALSSDLDVVVKHDPFELTVRRAGSGDPVLSFNSHGLFDFEPLQVSKPEEETWEEHFRSHTDKRPRGPQSITFDVSFYGADFVYGLPEHGSTSLALRPTRGPGVEESEPYRLFNLDVFEYLHESPFGLYGSIPFMIGHGARASSGFFWLNAAEMQIDVLAPGWDGATTLETGRIDTLWMAEAGVIDAFFFVGSEPKDVVKQYISVTGTPAMPQQFATAYHQCRWNYRDEADVDGVDAGFDEHDIPYDVLWLDIEHTDGKRYFTWDHSAFPNPEEMQRKIAGKGRKMVTIVDPHIKRDNSFHLHQEATEKGYYVKDADGNDYDGWCWPGSSSYPDMLNPEIREWWADKFSYENYKGSTPTLYIWNDMNEPSVFNGPEVTMPRDVIHYGDVEHRELHNAYGYYFHMATADGLLKRGEGKDRPFVLSRAFFAGSQRYGAVWTGDNSADWDHLKSSIPMVLTLGLTGLPFSGADVGGFFGNPEPDLLVRWYQVGAFYPFFRGHAHHDTKRREPWLFGERRTAIIREAIHVRYSLLPYFYTLFREASVTGIPVMRPLWLEFPDDKETYNNGEAFMVGPSLLAQGIYEEGQKSVSVYLPGKESWYDLRNGSPYKGSMSHKLQVLEDSIPSFQRGGTIVPRKDRFRRSSTQMVNDPYTLVIALNSSNAAEGELYVDDGKSYDYQHGAFIHRRFVFADNKLTSLNIAPDNLGKKKFTSECVIERIIILGLRSGAKKAIIEPGNQEVEIESGPVSLRSGSSPAAPTIRRPNVRIADDWTIRIA, from the exons ATGGatcccccgccgcggcggctagccgccccgctcctcctcctcctgctcgtcgccgcggcctcccccgccgcgcgcgcgtggAAGAAGGACGAGTTCCGCAACTGCAACCAGACGCCCTTCTGCAAGCGCGCGCGGACTCGCGCCCCGCACTCGCTCGACGCGCcgctctccctcgccgccggctccctCGCGATCTCCCCCGACGGCTCCATCTCCGCCGAGCTCTCCCACCCGTCCCGCCCGCGGCCCCTCGTGCTCCGCCTCTCCGCGCTGCCCCCGCACGCGCTGCGGCTCCAGATCGACGAGGACTACTCCACCGCCACGCCCCCGCACCGGCGGTTCCAGGTCCCCGACGTCCTCCTCCCGGACCTCGAGGCCCGCACGCTCCACCTCCCCGAACCCAAGACCGCGGCCGGCGTCTCCACCGTCGCGCTCTCTTCCGAcctcgacgtcgtcgtcaagcACGATCCGTTCGAGCTGACCGTCCGCCGCGCCGGGTCGGGCGATCCCGTGCTCTCCTTCAACTCCCACGGCCTCTTCGACTTCGAGCCGCTGCAGGTGTCGAagccggaggaggagacgtGGGAGGAGCACTTCCGAAGCCACACCGACAAGCGCCCCCGCGGCCCGCAGTCGATCACCTTCGACGTCTCCTTCTATGGCGCCGATTTCGTCTACGGTCTCCCCGAGCACGGCTCCACCTCGCTCGCCCTCCGCCCTACTCGCGGCCCGGGGGTCGAGGAGTCCGAGCCGTACCGCCTCTTCAACCTCGATGTGTTTGAGTACCTCCACGAATCGCCCTTCGGATTGTATGGCTCGATCCCCTTCATGATTGGGCATGGTGCTCGGGCGTCGTCAGGTTTCTTCTGGCTCAACGCTGCGGAGATGCAGATCGATGTGCTTGCACCAGGATGGGATGGGGCCACTACCCTGGAGACCGGGCGGATCGACACTCTGTGGATGGCTGAGGCTGGTGTCATTGATGCGTTCTTCTTTGTTGGTTCTGAGCCCAAGGATGTCGTCAAGCAGTACATAAGTGTGACAGGCACACCCGCAATGCCACAGCAGTTTGCTACAGCGTATCACCAATGCCGGTGGAACTACCGTGATGAGGCAGATGTTGATGGAGTGGATGCTGGATTTGATGAGCATGATATTCCATATGATGTGCTCTGGCTTGACATTGAGCATACTGATGGCAAGCGGTATTTTACATGGGACCATTCAGCATTCCCCAACCCAGAGGAGATGCAGCGAAAGATAGCAGGTAAGGGGAGGAAGATGGTCACCATCGTGGATCCCCATATCAAACGGGACAATTCGTTtcatctccaccaggaggcaaCAGAGAAGGGGTACTATGTGAAAGATGCGGATGGGAATGACTATGATGGTTGGTGTTGGCCTGGATCATCATCCTACCCTGACATGTTGAACCCTGAGATACGTGAGTGGTGGGCTGACAAGTTCTCCTATGAAAACTACAAGGGATCAACTCCAACACTGTACATTTGGAATGATATGAATGAACCATCCGTCTTCAATGGCCCTGAG GTCACCATGCCTAGGGATGTGATACactatggagatgttgaacacCGAGAATTGCACAATGCATATGGGTACTACTTCCATATGGCTACGGCAGATGGGCTTCTCAAGCGAGGCGAAGGGAAAGACAGACCCTTCGTTTTGTCAAGGGCTTTCTTTGCTGGAAGTCAACGGTATGGTGCAGTTTGGACAGGCGATAACTCTGCAGACTGGGATCACCTGAAATCTTCTATTCCAATGGTCTTAACTCTTGGTCTTACTGGCTTGCCCTTTTCTG GTGCTGATGTTGGTGGATTCTTTGGAAATCCAGAACCTGACCTATTGGTGCGTTGGTACCAAGTAGGAGCCTTCTATCCTTTCTTTAGGGGCCATGCTCATCATGACACCAAGAGACGCGAACCATGGTTATTCGG AGAGCGAAGAACTGCCATCATAAGGGAGGCAATACATGTGCGATATTCATTGTTGCCCTACTTCTACACGTTGTTCAGAGAGGCTAGTGTAACTGGAATTCCTGTCATGCGTCCTTTGTGGTTAGAATTCCCTGATGACAAAGAAACATATAACAATGGTGAGGCTTTTATGGTCGGGCCAAGCCTTTTAGCTCAAGGAATATATGAAGAG GGCCAGAAATCAGTGTCGGTGTACCTTCCTGGGAAGGAGTCATGGTATGACTTGCGAAACGGATCTCCATACAAGGGAAGCATGTCACACAAGCTACAAGTTCTTGAAGATAGTATTCCTAGCTTCCAAAGGGGCGGTACAATTGTTCCAAGAAAGGATAGATTCAGGCGCAGTTCTACTCAGATGGTGAACGATCCATACACCCTG GTGATAGCCCTCAATAGCTCAAATGCTGCCGAAGGCGAACTTTATGTGGATGATGGGAAAAGTTATGATTACCAGCATGGGGCATTCATCCATCGCCGTTTTGTATTTGCCGACAATAAGCTAACTTCATTGAACATTGCACCTGATAATTTGGGCAAGAAGAAATTTACAAGTGAATGTGTGATTGAAAGAATTATAATCCTTGGCTTACGATCGGGAGCAAAGAAGGCTATTATTGAGCCTGGAAACCAAGAAGTGGAAATTGAATCAGGGCCAGTTAGTTTAAGGAGTGGTTCCAGCCCGGCTGCACCAACAATTCGGAGACCCAACGTTCGCATTGCGGACGATTGGACAATAAGGATAGCATAA
- the LOC101767859 gene encoding uncharacterized protein LOC101767859 yields the protein MAAAANGADDHELPLFHPSPPCAHYYVQSPSAASHTLSHPASESMALILSPFPNLHRDADDARHSRDNDHEEASRLTLSRYSSSRGSNSSFPAGADSKKPGRRRQVLRVLSGRSSGGGDGDGDGDDDADGEAERSGAWSYVKLDPEAPCCCIAFQVAWRVAASAALALLVFVLATRPRHPGVSFRVGRVQRFALGEGLDASGVETSFLNCNSSVDMVVENHSKVFTLRVHPPLLEMSFGRFVFATAQGDGGSHDVGPRGTSTVRLFVAAQEKPMYAAGRGMQDLLDSSRGLPLTVTVRARSRYRVVGSLVRLTYRHESECVVLLRRTPDRSNGIAAAGRATCSAAS from the exons ATGGCAGCTGCGGCCAATGGCGCGGATGACCACGAGCTGCCGCTCTTCCACCCGTCCCCTCCGTGCGCGCACTACTACGTGCAGAGCCCCTCCGCAGCGTCGCACACGCTCAGCCACCCGGCGTCCGAGTCCATGGCGCTCATCCTCTCCCCGTTCCCGAACCTCCAtcgcgacgccgacgacgcccgCCACTCCCGCGACAACGACCACGAGGAGGCCTCCCGCCTCACCCTGTCCCGCTACTCCTCCTCCCGCGGCTCCAACAGCTccttccccgccggcgccgacagCAAGaagcccggccgccgccggcaggtGCTGAGGGTGCTGTCGGGGCGGTCgtcaggcggcggcgacggcgacggcgacggcgacgacgacgcggacgGCGAGGCCGAGAGGAGCGGGGCGTGGAGCTACGTGAAGCTGGACCCGGAGGCCCCCTGCTGCTGCATCGCGTTCCAGGTGGcgtggagggtggcggcgagcgcggcgctgGCCCTTCTCGTGTTCGTGCTGGCCACCAGGCCGCGGCACCCCGGGGTGTCCTTCAGGGTCGGCAGAGTCCAGCGGTTCGCGCTGGGCGAAGGGCTGGACGCGTCGGGCGTCGAGACCAGCTTCCTCAACTGCAACTCCTCCGTCGACATGGTGGTCGAGAACCACTCCAAGGTCTTCACCCTGCGCGTGCACCCGCCCCTGCTCGAGATGTCCTTCGGCCGCTTCGTCTTCGCAACCGCACAG GGAGACGGCGGGTCGCACGACGTCGGGCCGCGCGGCACGTCGACGGTGAGGCTGTTCGTGGCGGCGCAGGAGAAGCCCATGTACGCGGCGGGGCGCGGCATGCAGGACCTGCTCGACTCCAGCCGCGGCCTGCCGCTGACCGTCACGGTCAGGGCGCGGTCCCGGTACCGAGTGGTGGGGAGCCTGGTCAGGCTCACGTACCGCCACGAGTCCGAGTGCGTCGTGCTCCTCAGGAGGACGCCCGACAGGAGCAATGGCATCGCCGCCGCAGGGAGGGCGACCTGCTCCGCCGCAAGTTAG
- the LOC101785528 gene encoding pentatricopeptide repeat-containing protein At1g09900 — protein sequence MPFRPTLPRRCPHDRKLTSFLSAVASLANAPSRSPPAGAVPAAATPSAYNALMSAYSRAGRPDEVLRLFRSLPFPPTAPLFTTLISSLADSGHYRAARAAFSSLLVSGHPPTVSTFTAMLKAHGPVSANGVYHIFGAMIAVGCAPDAAAYNCLISILCDNQRVEEALGILEFMADNEIRPTIRSYTAVLRGYCEQAETVNILFDCLCRDTRFSEAVCLLECSGKLGWEVDVFCYNTLMSRLCEVGDFARVLKLLVDLIKKGIGPDMFSFTIAIRSLCGAGKFQVAKYLLDNERMAYDVVAFNTLIHGLCVVGNLHGVIQIYMDMISRNVAPNNFTIAMVIDSLCKQEKFLTAINFLVEPSVKYLVPDHESLGKCLVPDYESSGKHLVLDLESFGKRLVPDHFVRMTNWLVKAKGLGYVLILLRKIRSKGLALDVCVFNSLVRIFCWEGYCKHENFYEVSLILDSMLDCLSSQQTT from the exons atGCCCTTCCGCCCCACGCTCCCGCGCCGCTGTCCCCACGACCGCAAGCTTACGTCCTTCCTATCAGCCGTCGCCTCCCTCGCGAACGCaccctcgcgctcgccgcccgccggcgcagTGCCTGCAGCCGCCACACCCTCCGCTTACAACGCCCTCATGTCCGCTTACTCCCGCGCTGGCCGCCCCGACGAGGTCCTCCGCCTCTTCCGCTCCCTCCCCTTCCCGCCCACCGCCCCGCTCTTCACTACCCTCATCTCCTCCCTCGCGGACTCCGGCCActaccgcgccgcgcgcgccgcctttTCCTCTCTCCTCGTCTCCGGCCACCCGCCTACGGTTTCCACCTTCACCGCGATGCTCAAGGCCCACGGTCCGGTCTCAGCCAACGGCGTGTACCACATATTCGGCGCTATGATCGCCGTGGGCTGCGCCCCCGACGCTGCCGCGTACAATTGCCTCATTTCGATACTATGCGACAACCAGCGGGTGGAGGAGGCCTTGGGCATCCTTGAATTCATGGCAGACAATGAAATCCGCCCCACCATCCGCTCGTACACCGCTGTCCTGCGCGGGTACTGTGAGCAGG CTGAGACAGTTAATATTCTCTTTGATTGCTTGTGCCGAGACACTAGGTTTTCAGAAGCTGTGTGCTTGCTTGAATGCAGTGGAAAGCTCGGCTGGGAGGTTGATGTGTTTTGTTATAACACTCTGATGAGTAGGCTCTGTGAGGTTGGTGATTTTGCTAGGGTCTTGAAGCTGTTGGTTGATCTTATAAAGAAGGGCATTGGACCAGATATGTTCAGTTTTACTATTGCAATCCGGAGCCTCTGTGGGGCTGGGAAGTTTCAGGTGGCAAAGTACCTTCTGGATAATGAGAGAATGGCATATGATGTTGTGGCATTCAATACCTTAATTCATGGATTATGTGTGGTTGGGAATCTACATGGAGTGATACAAATTTATATGGACATGATCAGTAGGAATGTTGCTCCAAATAACTTTACCATTGCTATGGTAATTGACAGTTTATGCAAACAGGAAAAGTTTCTTACAGCGATCAATTTTCTTGTTGAACCTTCGGTAAAATATTTGGTTCCTGATCATGAATCTTTGGGAAAATGTTTGGTTCCTGATTATGAATCTTCGGGCAAACATTTGgttcttgatcttgaatcttttGGAAAACGTTTGGTTCCTGATCATTTTGTCCGCATGACTAATTGGTTGGTGAAAGCAAAAGGATTGGGATATGTACTGATCCTTCTCCGTAAGATACGTTCTAAAGGTCTTGCACTAGATGTCTGTGTATTTAATTCATTGGTTAGGATATTTTGCTGGGAAGGGTACTGTAAGCATGAGAACTTCTACGAAGTTTCTCTTATACTTGACAGTATGCTGGACTGCCTCTCCAGCCAGCAAACAACATAA
- the LOC101785131 gene encoding pentatricopeptide repeat-containing protein At2g13600 gives MNDPLARGAGDVVSWTKRVSELARSGRSAEAVAAFSRMDAAPNALTLASVLPACAALRSLRAGRAIHGFWLRCGGVPGANLIVDNAVLDVYAKCGALGTARRLFDGMPERDVRSWTAMVWGLARSGTPRDAVGMFRAMLSDDGGGGAKPNEATVVSVLHAAASTGALACGEALHSYALKRGLAGEQVVGNALINAYAKCGDARMALRAFDELPEKDMVSWGTVTMAMAVNGRCRAALLLLSLMLRHGVRPDGAVFLALLSACCHAGLADRALEVLDAMRRVYGIAPRKQHYTCALDACGRAGRLDKFEEIVRQMPVEFDQQVLGVCYASASEWRARGVAGVGGEQLWGRFLEGEVDAGGGMYALVSKSLADAGRWEDACAVRERMAARSIEKDVACTWIEV, from the coding sequence ATGAATGATCCGCTCGCGCGGGGAGCCGGGGACGTGGTGTCGTGGACGAAGCGCGTCTCGGAGCTGGCGCGGAGCGGCCGATCGGCGGAGGCGGTCGCGGCGTTCTCCCGGATGGACGCGGCGCCGAACGCGCTGACGCTGGCGAGCGTGCTCCCGGCTTGCGCCGCCCTGCGGAGCCTCCGCGCGGGTCGGGCCATCCACGGGTTCTGGCTCCGGTGCGGGGGCGTTCCCGGCGCGAACCTGATCGTGGACAACGCCGTGCTGGACGTGTACGCCAAGTGCGGGGCGCTGGGCACCGCGCGCCGCCTGTTCGACGGAATGCCGGAGAGGGACGTGCGCTCCTGGACCGCGATGGTGTGGGGGCTCGCGCGGAGCGGCACCCCCCGCGACGCCGTGGGGATGTTCCGGGCGATGCTctcggacgacggcggcggcggggccaagCCGAACGAGGCCACCGTCGTCAGCGTCCTGCACGCCGCGGCGTCCACGGGCGCTCTGGCCTGCGGCGAGGCGCTGCACTCGTACGCGCTCAAGCggggcctcgccggcgagcAGGTCGTCGGCAACGCGCTGATCAACGCCTACGCCAAGTGCGGGGACGCCCGGATGGCGCTCAGGGCGTTCGACGAGCTCCCGGAGAAAGACATGGTATCCTGGGGCACCGTCACGATGGCCATGGCCGTGAACGGCCGGTGCagggcggcgctgctgctgctctccctGATGCTGCGCCACGGGGTTCGGCCGGACGGCGCGGTGTTCCTGGCGCTGCTCTCTGCTTGCTGCCACGCCGGGCTGGCGGACCGGGCGCTGGAGGTCCTGGACGCCATGAGGCGAGTGTACGGGATCGCGCCGAGGAAACAGCACTACACGTGCGCGCTCGACGCGTGCGGCCGAGCTGGGCGGCTTGACAAGTTTGAGGAAATTGTCAGGCAGATGCCGGTGGAATTCGATCAGCAGGTGCTTGGAGTCTGTTACGCCTCTGCAAGTGAGTGGAGGGCCAGAGGCGTTGCCGGCGTCGGAGGTGAGCAGCTCTGGGGAAGATTTCTTGAAGGAGAGGTGGACGCCGGCGGTGGCATGTACGCGCTCGTGTCCAAGTCGCTGGCTGATGCGGGGAGATGGGAGGATGCATGTGCTGTCAGGGAGAGGATGGCTGCAAGAAGTATAGAGAAGGATGTTGCTTGTACTTGGATTGAAGTATAG